The following proteins are encoded in a genomic region of Pseudodesulfovibrio mercurii:
- the rpmJ gene encoding 50S ribosomal protein L36 codes for MKVRPSVKKMCSKCKVIRRNGVLRVICENPRHKQRQG; via the coding sequence ATGAAAGTCAGACCTTCTGTGAAGAAAATGTGTTCCAAGTGCAAAGTAATTCGGCGCAACGGCGTGCTGCGGGTGATCTGCGAAAATCCCCGGCACAAGCAGCGTCAAGGATAG
- the rpsM gene encoding 30S ribosomal protein S13, with product MARIAGVDLPRNKRIDIALTYIYGIGRTMAMQILETTGIDWTMSSDDLTADDVNQIRVEIENNYKVEGDLRREITTNIKRLMDIGCYRGLRHRRGLPVRGQKSKTNARTRKGPRRSVMGRKKK from the coding sequence ATGGCACGTATTGCTGGCGTTGATCTGCCGAGGAACAAGCGCATCGACATCGCGTTGACGTACATTTACGGCATCGGCCGCACCATGGCCATGCAGATTCTCGAGACCACCGGTATCGATTGGACGATGAGCAGTGACGACCTCACTGCCGACGACGTCAACCAGATTCGCGTCGAGATCGAGAACAACTACAAGGTCGAGGGTGACCTCCGTCGCGAGATCACCACCAACATCAAACGGTTGATGGACATCGGCTGCTACCGCGGCCTGCGCCATCGCCGCGGCCTGCCCGTTCGCGGTCAGAAGTCCAAGACCAACGCCCGTACCCGCAAGGGTCCGCGCCGTTCCGTCATGGGCCGCAAGAAGAAATAG
- the rpsK gene encoding 30S ribosomal protein S11, producing MAKPRRSGKKKEKKNIPVGIAHVKATFNNTIVTFTDVKGNVVSWASAGAHFKGSRKSTPFAAQMAAEAAAKRAQDSGMRTVGIYVKGPGSGREAAMRAINNVGFKVTFIRDITPIPHNGCRPPKRRRV from the coding sequence ATGGCTAAACCCCGTCGCTCTGGGAAGAAAAAAGAAAAGAAGAATATTCCCGTCGGTATTGCCCACGTCAAGGCCACGTTCAACAACACGATCGTGACCTTCACCGACGTCAAGGGCAATGTCGTCAGCTGGGCCTCCGCCGGTGCTCACTTCAAGGGTTCCCGGAAGTCCACTCCTTTCGCGGCACAGATGGCCGCCGAAGCCGCCGCCAAGCGCGCGCAGGATTCCGGCATGCGTACCGTCGGCATCTACGTCAAGGGCCCCGGCTCCGGACGTGAGGCCGCCATGCGCGCCATCAACAATGTCGGCTTCAAAGTCACTTTCATCCGGGACATCACCCCGATCCCGCACAATGGTTGCCGGCCGCCCAAACGCCGCAGGGTCTAA
- the rpsD gene encoding 30S ribosomal protein S4 codes for MARYTEAKCKLCRREGEKLFLKGDRCYTDKCAYEKRPYPPGQAGRLRHKMSDYAVQLREKQKVRRMYGILEGQFRTYYKRAEGMKGVAGHNLLFLLERRLDNVIYRLGFANSRDQARQLVLHGIFKLNGRRVSIPSMQVKAEDVIEVREEARKIPVINEAQEVIARRGCPEWLESDGANFKGTVKAMPSREDIQFPINEQLIVELYSK; via the coding sequence GTGGCAAGATATACCGAAGCAAAATGCAAGCTGTGCCGCCGCGAGGGAGAGAAGCTCTTCCTCAAGGGTGATCGCTGCTACACCGACAAGTGCGCCTACGAAAAGCGCCCCTATCCTCCGGGACAGGCCGGCCGCCTTCGCCACAAGATGTCCGACTACGCCGTCCAGCTGCGCGAGAAGCAGAAGGTCCGCCGCATGTACGGCATTCTTGAAGGCCAGTTCCGCACCTACTACAAGCGCGCTGAAGGCATGAAGGGCGTGGCGGGTCACAACCTGCTGTTCCTGCTGGAGCGTCGACTCGACAACGTGATCTACCGTCTCGGCTTCGCCAACTCCCGCGACCAGGCTCGTCAGTTGGTCCTCCACGGCATCTTCAAGCTCAACGGCCGCCGCGTGTCCATCCCGTCCATGCAGGTCAAGGCCGAGGACGTGATCGAGGTCCGCGAGGAAGCCCGCAAGATCCCCGTGATCAACGAGGCCCAGGAAGTCATCGCCCGCCGCGGCTGCCCCGAGTGGCTGGAATCCGACGGCGCCAACTTCAAGGGCACGGTTAAGGCCATGCCGAGCCGGGAAGACATCCAGTTCCCGATCAACGAGCAGCTGATTGTCGAATTGTACTCCAAGTAA
- a CDS encoding DNA-directed RNA polymerase subunit alpha, protein MLIENGDKLINTRNWSQLVKPEALVRDSKSSKTYGKFICEPLERGYATTIGNAMRRVLLSSMQGCAIVSASIEGVQHEFTTLPGVLEDMTEVVLNLKQVRIAMTTDEPQRLVLEANKKGQVTAGMIQENQNVTILNKDQLIATLTENRPLKMELEVRMGKGYVPADMHEGLTDEIGSMVLDASYSPVKKVAYSVEQARVGQMTNYDKLILEVWTDGSVTPEDACAYSAKILKDQLSVFINFDESSSETHEEEDNSIDLNPNLFKSIDELELSVRATNCLKAANIQLVGELVQRTEQTMLKTKNFGRKSLDEIRRVLDGMALKFGMSVEDFDKKYQEWLKRKEKNEA, encoded by the coding sequence ATGCTTATTGAGAACGGCGACAAACTCATCAACACCCGTAACTGGAGCCAACTGGTCAAGCCCGAGGCCCTCGTGCGCGACTCCAAGTCCTCCAAGACGTACGGTAAATTCATCTGCGAACCTCTGGAGCGCGGCTACGCCACCACCATCGGCAACGCCATGCGCCGGGTTCTTCTCTCCTCCATGCAGGGGTGTGCCATCGTGTCCGCCTCCATCGAGGGAGTGCAGCATGAGTTCACCACGTTGCCGGGGGTGCTTGAGGATATGACCGAGGTAGTGCTGAACCTGAAGCAGGTTCGCATCGCCATGACCACGGACGAGCCCCAGCGCTTGGTCCTCGAAGCCAACAAGAAGGGGCAGGTCACGGCCGGCATGATCCAGGAAAACCAGAATGTGACCATTCTGAACAAGGATCAGCTCATCGCCACCCTGACCGAAAATCGCCCCCTGAAGATGGAATTGGAAGTCCGCATGGGCAAGGGTTACGTTCCGGCCGACATGCATGAAGGGCTGACCGACGAAATCGGCTCCATGGTCCTCGACGCCAGCTACTCCCCCGTCAAGAAGGTCGCGTATTCCGTCGAACAGGCGCGCGTCGGCCAGATGACGAACTACGACAAGCTCATCCTGGAAGTGTGGACCGACGGTTCCGTCACTCCCGAGGATGCCTGTGCATACAGCGCCAAGATTCTCAAGGACCAGCTTTCGGTGTTCATCAACTTCGATGAATCCTCCTCCGAGACGCACGAGGAAGAGGACAACTCCATCGATCTGAACCCGAACCTCTTCAAGTCCATTGACGAGCTCGAACTCTCGGTTCGCGCCACCAACTGCTTGAAGGCCGCCAACATCCAGCTGGTGGGCGAACTGGTCCAGCGTACCGAACAGACCATGCTCAAGACCAAGAACTTCGGACGCAAGTCCCTGGACGAAATCCGTCGGGTTCTGGACGGCATGGCACTCAAGTTCGGCATGTCCGTCGAGGATTTTGACAAGAAATACCAGGAATGGTTGAAGAGGAAAGAGAAAAATGAGGCATAG